One genomic segment of Arachis duranensis cultivar V14167 chromosome 4, aradu.V14167.gnm2.J7QH, whole genome shotgun sequence includes these proteins:
- the LOC107486159 gene encoding leucine carboxyl methyltransferase 1 homolog — protein MANPVSDSHSNTVAVQATNDDASASKLSCVKKGYMKDDYIHLFVRRPVRRSPIINRGYFARWAAFRKLLYQFLDVEKKNENEPIKKQILSLGAGFDTTYFQLQDEGKAPYLYVEVDFKEVTSKKTALIETSNQLRNKVGEAAVISREKGEVLSDHYKLIPADLRDRQQLSDIVARADMDPRLPTFIIAECVLIYLDPDSTQAVVGWASQTFSTAAFFLYEQIHPDDAFGQQMMRNLESRGCALLGIHATPTLHAKEKLFLDQGWQRSVAWDMLRIYNDFIDAQERRRIERLELFDEFEEWYMMQEHYCVAIAINDAMGLFRDFGFINEESVPHSS, from the exons ATGGCGAATCCAGTTTCCGATTCACACAGCAACACCGTCGCGGTTCAAGCCACCAACGACGACGCTTCCGCTAGCAAATT GTCATGTGTGAAGAAGGGATACATGAAAGATGATTACATTCATTTATTTGTTAGAAGGCCTGTGAGGAGATCCCCAATTATTAACCGTG GTTACTTTGCTCGTTGGGCTGCATTTCGGAAGCTTCTCTATCAGTTTCTTGATGttgagaagaagaatgaaaatgaaCCAATAAAGAAGCAGATATTGTCACTTGGAGCAGGATTTGACACAACATATTTTCAGTTGCAG GATGAGGGGAAAGCACCGTATTTGTATGTGGAAGTGGATTTTAAGGAG GTAACTAGCAAAAAGACAGCACTTATTGAGACTTCTAATCAATTGAGGAACAAAGTTGGAGAAGCAGCGGTGATATCAAGAG AGAAGGGAGAGGTGCTCAGTGATCACTACAAATTAATACCTGCTGATTTGCGAGATAGGCAACAATTAAGTGATATTGTAGCGCGAGCTGATATGGATCCGCG TCTGCCGACTTTTATAATTGCAGAATGTGTTCTGATCTACTTGGATCCCGATTCAACTCAGGCAGTTGTTGGTTGGGCATCCCAAACATTTTCAACAGCTGCCTTTTTTCTTTATGAGCAG ATCCACCCAGATGATGCTTTTGGCCAGCAAATGATGAGAAACTTGGAG AGTCGAGGTTGTGCTCTCCTGGGTATTCATGCTACACCAACTTTACATGCAAAAGAAAAGTTATTTCTGGACCAAGGATGGCAG AGGTCGGTTGCCTGGGACATGTTGAGAATTTATAATGATTTTATTGATGCACAAGAAAGACGCAG GATTGAGCGGCTCGAATTGTTTGATGAATTTGAGGAATGGTACATGATGCAA GAGCACTACTGCGTGGCTATTGCAATCAATGATGCCATG GGCCTTTTCAGGGATTTTGGCTTTATAAACGAGGAGAGTGTACCCCATTCCTCATGA